The Pseudochaenichthys georgianus chromosome 8, fPseGeo1.2, whole genome shotgun sequence genome has a segment encoding these proteins:
- the hagh gene encoding hydroxyacylglutathione hydrolase, mitochondrial isoform X1 encodes MLFKSLVGSACTLLGAATAFKLAPLEVKAQAAALIHSAVRKSSLVEQASMKIELLPALSDNYMYLLIDEESKEAAVVDPVEPIKVMEAVRKHGVKLTTILTTHHHWDHASGNEKMVRLMPGLRVYGGDNRVDAITKKVSHSKNLKLGSLNIKCLFTPCHTTGHICYYVTKEDSTEPPAVFTGDTLFMAGCGKFFEGTAEQMYKALIDILGQLPPETRVYCGHEYTVGNLKFARHVEPDNEVIQEKLAWAKEKCSNGEPTVPSTLAAEFTFNPFMRVKEKSVQDHVKETSPIETMRSLRKEKDGFRVPKE; translated from the exons ATGTTATTCAAGTCACTTGTAGGGAGTGCCTGCACTCTGCTTGGAGCAGCAACAGCGTTCAAATTAG CACCGTTGGAAGTAAAGGCCCAGGCAGCTGCCCTCATTCACAGCGCAGTGAGGAAATCCTCTCTGGTGGAACAAGCAAGCATGAAGATTGAACTTCTCCCAGCTCTCAGTGACAACTACATGTACCTCCTGATAGATGAGGAATCCAAAGAAGCTGCTGTGGTTGACCCTGTGGAGCCAATAAAG GTTATGGAAGCTGTGAGAAAACATGGCGTAAAACTCACAACTATTCTGACCACTCATCACCACTG GGATCATGCTAGTGGAAATGAAAAGATGGTTAGGTTAATGCCAGGGCTGAGGGTCTATGGCGGAGATAACAGAGTGGATGCAATTACAAAGAAAGTCTCTCATTCCAAAAATTTGAAA CTTGGAtcactcaatatcaaatgcCTGTTTACACCATGTCACACAACTGGTCACATCTGCTACTATGTTACGAAAGAAGACAGCACAGAGCCCCCAGCTGTTTTCACGG GAGACACGCTGTTTATGGCTGGTTGTGGTAAATTCTTTGAGGGTACAGCAGAGCAGATGTACAAAGCCTTGATAGACATTCTGGGACAACTGCCTCCAGAAACT cGTGTTTATTGCGGTCACGAGTACACCGTCGGCAATCTGAAGTTTGCGCGTCATGTGGAGCCAGACAATGAAGTCATTCAGGAGAAGCTAGCATGGGCAAAG GAGAAATGCAGCAACGGGGAACCTACCGTCCCTTCTACTTTGGCGGCAGAATTCACATTTAACCCCTTTATGAGAGTCAA aGAGAAGTCCGTGCAAGACCATGTCAAGGAGACGAGCCCGATTGAAACCATGAGAAGTCTCCGGAAAGAAAAAGATGGCTTCCGGGTGCCCAAGGAGTGA
- the hagh gene encoding hydroxyacylglutathione hydrolase, mitochondrial isoform X2: protein MKIELLPALSDNYMYLLIDEESKEAAVVDPVEPIKVMEAVRKHGVKLTTILTTHHHWDHASGNEKMVRLMPGLRVYGGDNRVDAITKKVSHSKNLKLGSLNIKCLFTPCHTTGHICYYVTKEDSTEPPAVFTGDTLFMAGCGKFFEGTAEQMYKALIDILGQLPPETRVYCGHEYTVGNLKFARHVEPDNEVIQEKLAWAKEKCSNGEPTVPSTLAAEFTFNPFMRVKEKSVQDHVKETSPIETMRSLRKEKDGFRVPKE from the exons ATGAAGATTGAACTTCTCCCAGCTCTCAGTGACAACTACATGTACCTCCTGATAGATGAGGAATCCAAAGAAGCTGCTGTGGTTGACCCTGTGGAGCCAATAAAG GTTATGGAAGCTGTGAGAAAACATGGCGTAAAACTCACAACTATTCTGACCACTCATCACCACTG GGATCATGCTAGTGGAAATGAAAAGATGGTTAGGTTAATGCCAGGGCTGAGGGTCTATGGCGGAGATAACAGAGTGGATGCAATTACAAAGAAAGTCTCTCATTCCAAAAATTTGAAA CTTGGAtcactcaatatcaaatgcCTGTTTACACCATGTCACACAACTGGTCACATCTGCTACTATGTTACGAAAGAAGACAGCACAGAGCCCCCAGCTGTTTTCACGG GAGACACGCTGTTTATGGCTGGTTGTGGTAAATTCTTTGAGGGTACAGCAGAGCAGATGTACAAAGCCTTGATAGACATTCTGGGACAACTGCCTCCAGAAACT cGTGTTTATTGCGGTCACGAGTACACCGTCGGCAATCTGAAGTTTGCGCGTCATGTGGAGCCAGACAATGAAGTCATTCAGGAGAAGCTAGCATGGGCAAAG GAGAAATGCAGCAACGGGGAACCTACCGTCCCTTCTACTTTGGCGGCAGAATTCACATTTAACCCCTTTATGAGAGTCAA aGAGAAGTCCGTGCAAGACCATGTCAAGGAGACGAGCCCGATTGAAACCATGAGAAGTCTCCGGAAAGAAAAAGATGGCTTCCGGGTGCCCAAGGAGTGA
- the fahd1 gene encoding oxaloacetate tautomerase FAHD1, mitochondrial, producing the protein MTARNISRFWEWGRKIICVGRNYADHAKELKNAIPTEPILFLKPPSAYVREGSSILVPRYSNNLHHEVELGVVIGKGGTAIPESAAMEHVAGYALCLDMTARDVQDVCKSKGLPWTRAKAFNTSCPVSEFIPKERIPDPGNVTLWLKVNDQLRQNGCTSQMIFSIPYLISYISEFITLEEGDLILTGTPKGVSAVQVHDQLQAGIQDVVTMSFRVDRQ; encoded by the coding sequence ATGACGGCACGAAATATATCTCGATTCTGGGAATGGGGGAGGAAGATAATTTGTGTTGGCAGAAACTATGCAGACCACGCCAAAGAGCTGAAAAATGCGATTCCTACAGAGCCTATCCTGTTTCTGAAGCCACCTTCTGCCTATGTCAGAGAGGGCTCCTCCATCCTGGTTCCCCGGTACTCCAACAACCTGCACCATGAAGTGGAGTTAGGGGTGGTGATCGGGAAAGGGGGCACGGCCATCCCTGAGTCCGCTGCCATGGAGCATGTTGCAGGCTATGCTCTGTGCTTGGACATGACAGCCCGGGACGTCCAGGATGTGTGTAAATCAAAGGGTCTGCCGTGGACTCGGGCCAAAGCTTTCAACACCTCCTGTCCCGTCAGTGAGTTCATCCCCAAAGAGCGCATCCCTGACCCGGGGAACGTGACCCTGTGGCTGAAGGTGAACGACCAGCTCCGGCAGAACGGCTGCACCTCCCAGATGATTTTCTCCATCCCTTATCTCATCAGCTACATCAGCGAGTTCATCACCCTGGAGGAGGGGGATCTCATCCTGACCGGGACCCCTAAAGGAGTGTCCGCCGTGCAGGTCCATGATCAGCTGCAGGCTGGGATCCAGGACGTTGTCACCATGAGCTTCAGAGTGGACAGACAATAA